One Brassica napus cultivar Da-Ae chromosome C4, Da-Ae, whole genome shotgun sequence genomic region harbors:
- the LOC106390778 gene encoding selenium-binding protein 2-like — MATGTVLATAGSNSGGKSCCKSGPGYASPLAAMFGPREKLIYVTALYSGTGLEKPDYLATVDVDPNSPTYSSVIHRLKMPYIGDELHHTGWNSCSSCHGDAFADRRFLVLPGLISGRIYAIDTKTDPKAPSLYKVVEPKEILEKAGLAFPHTSHCLATGDMLVSCLGDKEGNAKGNGFLLLDSDFNVKSRWDKPGHSPMFGYDFWYQPRFNTMISTSWGAPKSFSKGFNLQHVADGLYGSHLHIYKWPEGEMKQIIDLGNTGLLPLEIRFLHDPSKDIGYVGSALSSNMIRFFRNSDDTWSHEVVISVKPLKVENWILPEMPGLITDFLISLDDRFFYFVNWLHGDIRQYNIEDPKNPVLTGQIWVGGLLQNGSPVKAVREDGSTYQFDVPQIKGKSLRGGPQMIQ; from the exons ATGGCGACAGGGACTGTACTGGCGACGGCGGGGAGCAATAGCGGAGGGAAAAGTTGTTGCAAGTCCGGTCCGGGTTACGCAAGCCCTCTCGCAGCCATGTTCGGTCCACGGGAAAAGCTCATATACGTCACCGCCCTCTACTCCG GAACGGGGCTAGAGAAGCCGGACTACTTGGCTACGGTAGATGTGGATCCAAACTCACCAACATATTCAAGCGTCATTCATAGACTGAAGATGCCTTATATAGGCGATGAGCTTCATCACACTGGTTGGAACTCTTGTAGCTCTTGTCATGGTGATGCCTTTGCTGATAGACGTTTCCTCGTATTACCAGGCTTAAT ATCTGGTCGCATTTATGCCATTGACACAAAGACAGACCCAAAGGCCCCGTCCTTGTATAAAGTTGTAGAGCCTAAAGAGATTTTAGAGAAGGCCGGATTGGCCTTCCCACACACGTCTCATTGCCTTGCCACGGGGGATATGTTGGTCTCTTGCCTTGGTGACAAAGAAGGAAACGCAAAGGGAAACGGGTTTCTCCTTCTTGACTCTGATTTTAACGTCAAAAGCAGGTGGGACAAACCAGGGCATAGTCCGATGTTTGGGTATGATTTCTGGTACCAACCTCGGTTCAATACGATGATCAGCACATCTTGGGGAGCACCTAAATCATTCTCCAAAGGCTTTAATCTCCAGCATGTTGCTGATGGCTTGTATGGAAgtcatttacatatttataaatggCCAGAAGGTGAAATGAAACAGATTATTGACCTTGGTAATACTGGTCTCTTACCTCTTGAG ATTAGATTCTTGCATGATCCGTCCAAAGATATAGGGTATGTTGGGAGTGCTTTGTCCAGTAATATGATAAGATTTTTCAGGAACAGTGATGACACATGGAGCCATGAG gtGGTTATATCTGTGAAACCATTGAAAGTAGAAAACTGGATTCTTCCAGAAATGCCAGGGCTTATCACTGACTTCTTGATCTCCCTCGATGATCGGTTTTTCTACTTTGTGAACTGGCTTCATGGAGATATTCGCCAGTACAACATCGAAGACCCTAAGAACCCTGTCTTAACCGGACAAATTTGGGTAGGAGGATTACTACAAAACGGCAGTCCTGTTAAGGCTGTAAGAGAAGACGGTAGCACTTACCAGTTCGATGTTCCTCAGATTAAG GGAAAATCTCTAAGAGGAGGACCTCAGATGATCCAGTAG